A genomic window from Diorhabda sublineata isolate icDioSubl1.1 chromosome 8, icDioSubl1.1, whole genome shotgun sequence includes:
- the LOC130447414 gene encoding tetraspanin-6-like gives MLKPTSSSDSWEFPWNGKMRKNRPLTVPPSQSGRQIGEICFMLCFLAVLMLSSSLSLIGLSIWSLVIKAVNYRYLLDIKVDIPYFSLPAAFLLLPGFWIAASSHNTRKRLISTYLLLIIITLSSILLITGSSIGLNYTVKTENGDNQIYSSLENSDLNKSVSFSFLRYNTSEDDKYAWDRMQQRLECCGISNYHDWETVGLDIPNSCCNEDECTAETSFGRSCLDSMSRDLVWHQNILKSQCYIMAVVQIGTGAVSLLVYFAGRFSN, from the exons ATGCTAAAACCAACATCTTCGTCAGATTCATGGGAATTTCCTTGGAATggtaaaatgagaaaaaatcgaCCGTTAACGGTACCGCCGAGTCAAAGTGGTAGACAAATAGGAGAAATTTGTTTCATGTTATGTTTTTTAGCTGTTCTTATGCTC aGTTCAAGTTTATCCTTAATCGGTCTGTCTATTTGGTCGTTAGTAATTAAAGCAGTAAATTACCGTTACTTGTTGGATATAAAGGTAGATATACCGTATTTTAGCTTACCGGCGGCTTTTTTACTTTTACCTGGATTTTGGATAGCTGCATCGTCACACAACACCAGGAAAAGATTAATATCTACGTATTTG CTTTTGATAATTATAACGCTTTCGagtattttgttaataactgGCTCATCTATAGGATTAAATTATACGGTGAAAACGGAAAATGGCGATAACCAAATATATTCTTCCTTGGAAAATAGCGATTTGAATAAATCcgtcagtttttcttttttgagatataatacAAGCGAAGATGATAAGTATGCGTGGGATCGAATGCAACAACGTTTAGAATGTTGCGGAATTTCCAATTACCACGACTGGGAAACCGTGGGTTTGGATATTCCAAATTCTTGTTGTAATGAA gATGAATGTACAGCGGAAACATCTTTCGGCAGATCCTGTTTGGATTCGATGAGTAGAGATTTAGTATGGCAccagaatattttaaaatctcaGTGTTACATTATGGCAGTTGTACAA attggAACTGGAGCCGTTTCTCTTTTAGTTTATTTCGCGGGCCGTTTTTCAAACTGA